The following nucleotide sequence is from Oncorhynchus gorbuscha isolate QuinsamMale2020 ecotype Even-year unplaced genomic scaffold, OgorEven_v1.0 Un_scaffold_3981, whole genome shotgun sequence.
ACCAGCCTGGCTTGAGCAGGCTCAAGGAAGTGACAGGTGCACAATCAATGTCTACTTAATGGGAaaagcctgagctggaatgtgaagctacaTGAAGCTGGCGCTCATTTCAGAaaagcctgagctggaatgtgaagctacaTGAAGCTAGCTCATTTTCAGAaaagcctgagctggaatgtgaagctagctCATTTCAGAaaagcctgagctggaatgtgaagctagctCACTATAGAAAAGCATGAGTATATCTAGCTACGTTTGTAGTATACACCTCAGGGGTTTCCGGAGGGTTCAAAGGTCAAACTGCGTCACACATTAAAGGTAGTTAACTGCTTAGCAGAGGACTAATAATTGAAAGCAGTTTAAACTTAATTTAGTATCCTTTTGTTCCTGATCAGGATACTTTCTACACAGGGACCAGACCACATGGTACAATTTAGAATCTGTCTTTAGGGGATCGAAGTTAGAATTGGACAAAACCCTGTAGGGAGGGATAAGACCGTGTCCTCAGCTTTCTCTCtattccacttctctctctcgctcgatcTCCTTCCAgaagcagcaccagcagcagaggaagcagcaccagcagcagatGAAGCAGCAGATgaagcagcaccagcagcagcagaggAAGTAGAATCCCCAGAAGAACCGGCACCAGTAGAAGCAGAGGTGTTAGCCGAGGTGTGGTCGCTGAGACGGCCGTCGAGGGCGCCTGCAGCAGAAGGAAGTCCTGGCAGAGGTCGCAGCCAAATCCGTCGCTGTCCTAGAGGCGGTTGCAGGGGTTGCTGTGGAACCAGAGGTCGTTTGCAGTTGAGGGAGCGCCCGCAGTGGAAGTTGCCGTGGTTCGGAAGAAGCTCCACCGGAGGCTGACGCAGAGGCCATCATCGGGGCGTCGCAGATGCGGCTCCTGGCGTCGTGGAAGAGGTCGTTGCCGTGGAGGCCGCCGGTGAGGAAGTAGTGGCCGAAGTAGTGGCCGAGGCTCCCGCCCCTGAGGCAGAAGCAGCGCCTGCCGCCGAGGTGGCAGCATGAGGGGTCAAGGTCAACCTAGAGGGGTGTGTTTAGCTGTGGTGTGTCCCTCTTTACTACCCCCCCCAACCCTATACCTGACCCCCCCTCTCTAGCCCCCCTCTATGCCTATTCCCTATACTTCAGTACTACATGGTTTAAAGTAGCACCCTAAGTGGATTAGGGTACCGTTCTGGATCACAGCCCTATCTACTAGCACATGTTTACAATAGGAAGCAGGAGGTGGACTATGTTCTGTTGAAGAACACTTTGATTAGGTATGATGTCATGGTAACGGGGACAgctgtctcttctcctttctgACTCCTTTACACCACAGCTAAATACATAGAGGCGTTTCGGGTTTAAAATCATTCCCACTCTATTTGTCAAGCGATATGGTCCCTGTTATCAGTGGGGACAGGAGTGTTTTTTCTGGTCGGATCGTGGTTGTTGGGAAAACTCCTGGCGCTGTTTTTTCTGAGGGAGTTCCTAGGTGTTAAAGGGGAAGTCAGGGAGATGTGGATTCATGATGGTACATGTTGTCCTGACCCACAAACCTATGTgcctctgaaatggcaccctattcctatagggcccataggctctggtcaaaagtagtacattgtcactatatagggaatcggtTGCCTTTCTTGGACACTTCTAATGTAAAGGATTTTCCCAAGTGGCCCTTAGAATTCAGGACAGAAAATGTCAActtcttttccttcacttttGTCTGAATGACTTTGTCCCTTAAGATTCCAGATGGATGGCGGAGTTCTACATCATGTCAGTCTGCACGTCTTTGTTACAGTTTCCACTCCAACATGCCAAATTCAGATTGAAAGGAAGGTCAGAAGTTATGAACCTCGAGACAATAAGCACTTCAAGCAGGTTAAATGGTTATTATGCAAGTAATAAATATACCAGTCAGAAAGCATTTTAATTGCTTTGTGAACTGCATCTTATTGTGAAATGTGACCAAAAAACTGCtagctccttcctcctccctgctctctcctccctcctcctctgagTGCTCCCCTCTCCCTAGGATAAGCTCTAGAAGGATTAGTCGGTGATGTCATAAAGCTCCGTGTTCCAGTGCCCAAATGGAACTCCCAGTGATTGGAACTTTGGGGATCAGTTGGGTCTGTGTCCTCACTGATTTCTTTATGACATCATTTCTGTCTGATCCTTCTTATCCGTCCTAGACACTGTGCCAGGGAGAAGTCTGCCCCCACCCAGCACAGATAAGGGATCACCCCCCCTGCCCCCAATGCCTCTGCTGAGCAAATGGGCTGCAACCAGTGGTTCGGAAGTGGATTCTCAACCCTCAAAACCCGTGAGTAATTTATCAAATATTAGCAATATTACTGTGCAACGTAGATGTTCTATTTTCACCCTGAGATTGCGAAACAATTTTCTTATTGTTGATGTAGAGGCACATGGTTATGAGCGTTTTAAACCACGTTTGTATTGTCCAGTCTGTTTCAAAGAGCACCAAAGCCTCCACTCACCATGGAGCCTCGCGGTCTGTATTGTCCAATCACAGAGCAGATACAAGTCCCACCGTGATCTGTTAGCACCACATGATGTGGCGTCAAACAGATCACGTGACTTGGATCTGCTCTGTGGATTGGAAAGATCCCTACAACTATCGCCTATCGCGTGCCATCATGTGTTCGCTAACAAACCACATGACTTGTATTCTGCTCTGTGATTGGATGGCCACAGCCCCAGCTACACTTTTattaaaacaaacattttaaagCCATTTTCTAATCTTTTCAATTATTTGGTTCATCCAGGAGATTTGTGTAGCTATTCATCATTTGAAACCGCGATAAGCAGCATGTATTATAAACAAGTGTTTATACAAAGGATTTGTGGCCCTGTCAGTTCCTGGAACCGTAACTGTGGGAAGAGGGCGCGGCCCGTTGCGGCCCTAGGAAGTGTTGAATTAAAGCGGGATCTTGGATAAGTGCTTGGTGGGAAAGTGACAACCACTAAAATGCACCTTTTTTAAAATGTTAAATACCTTGTTGTTTACAGAACCTTAAACCTTTACCTTCAGCTTCAAACCTCACGTAACAAACTGTAGTagtgcatttctcctttacctGCCTTGCACTCCTAGTGGGCGTTTTTATCTTTCCCGAGGGAGTCCACTACTAGTTTAATTAACCAACACTGCATTGTAACCACGGTGACTGACACACAAACCAGCCAGGACTTACATGATGTCTGGAGCTGTCAGACGATGCTCCCAGGCTGCATCCCACATTTCACTTGCCCTCCTACCCACACACTACCACATCACTTGATCATACACACTAACTACACATTTCATTTAattattttaccttcatttaactaggcaagtcagttaagaacaaattcttatttacgatgacggcctaccccggccaaaccctcccctaacccggacgatgccgGGCCCTATTGTGCGCTACGTTTCACCAGAGAACTATGTTTGtggcctatgggccctggtttaaaactagtgcactttatagggatcCATTTGTGATGCAGACACACATTCTACTAATACTGTCACACTGTTTTTCCCTTCCTTCAGCCAACCAATCATTCACCACCACCATCTGTCAAAAGGTCCAAGCTTTGTTTTGTTCGTTTAGTTTATTTGCGTCGATGCTGTTACGAGTCTGTCTTTTTATTTCCTAACTGTGAAAGGTAAACATTAAGGGAACATTTTTATAATAAACCCAACGATCTCACTTCAACACTACTGTTCTATTCATCTCCAACTCATCGACATTGGAAATGTTGTTCTGTCTGGAGATGGTCGCCATGGGCCAACTAATAATGCACCCTGACAACTTTAAGGAAATGTTTTCTAAAGTATCAGTGAAGAAGAGATTCAGGAAGCTGAAGTCCTTCAATAAAGACGTTGTCAGTTACTTCTATTGCGTCCATGTCTTCTATTGTCTTACTCTCACGTGTGTAATAAACACAGCGTTTTGTCCAACGTTTTTATCCAAATAGAAATGACCATTTCAGATtttacattttcttttttttaacaaaaCATTTGCATATTAGGTCAAAGTTCCTGAACAGAACAAATGATTAAACAGTTTTCCaggaaaaaaagttttaaaatcaATATCGAAGCCTCACCTACACACTGGAAAGGTGTCGAgagaattttcaatcccaatgataATAACTGACAATCAATAGCTCTGACTGATTACTGCGATTTGTAAGACCAtgggtttaataataattagACTCAGCTTATGCAAAAAGATAGTACAGTTTATTCACGAGAACGCTCTGAAGTCCATTATACAAAGACATCCATTTTATAGCTgtgcacatacttccacacaaacagtagatatcctacgcacatacttccacacaaacagtaggtatcctactcacatacttccacacaaacagtaggtatcctacacatgCTTCCCACACAAACAATTAGGTATCCCTACTCACctttccacacaaacagtaggtatcctactgcacatacttccacacaaacagtaggtgtcCTGCTCGCAtactccacacaaacagtagatgtcctacgcacatacttccacaacCAGtgggtatcctacgcacatacttccacacaaacagtaggtatcctgctgcatacttccacacaaacgtGGGTATCCAGTAGGTATCCTCACATACttcacacaaacagtaggtatcctactcacgtacttccacacaaacagtaggtatcctactcacatacttccacacaaaacattaggtatcctactcacatacttccacacaaacagtaggtatcctactcacatacttccacacaaacagtaggtatcctacacacatacttccacacaaacagtaggtatcctactcacatgcttccacacaaacagtagatatcctacacacatattctccacacaaacagtagatatcctactcACATGCTTCCACACAAACAGCAGATATCCTACTCATACTTCCACAAAACAGTAGATGTCCTACTTAATAATATTTCCACACAACGCAccctacgcacatacttccacacaaacagcagGTATCCTATCCTACTTCTATTGCTTCCACacaacagtagatatcctacgcacatacttccacacaaacaagTAAacgtacttccacacaaacagtaggtatcctacgcacatacttccacacaaacagtaggtatcctactcacatacttccacacaaacagtaggtatcctactcacatacttccacacaaacagtaggtatcctactcacgtacttccacacaaacagtaggtatcctactcacatacttccacacaaacagtaggtatcctactcacatacttccacacaaacagtaggtatcctacgcacatacttccacacaaacagtaggtatcctacgcacatacttccacacaaacagtaggtatcctactcacatacttccacacaaacagtaggtatcctactcacatacttccacacaaacagtaggtatcctactcacgtacttccacacaaacagtaggtatcctactcacatacttccacacaaacagtaggtatcctacgcacatacttccacacaaacagtaggtatcctactcacatacttccacacaaacagtaggtatcctacacacatacttccacacaaacagtaggtatcctacacacatacttcccacacacaaacagtaggtatcctacacacatacttccacacaaacagtaggtatctaCTCAtgcttccacacaaacagtaggtatcctactcacgTACTTCCACAAACAGGTAGGTATCCCTGCTCACGTACTTCCACACAGagcagtaggtatcctactcacatacttccacacaaacagtaggtatcctactcacatacttccacacaaacagtaggtatcctactcacatacttccacacaaacagtaggtatcctgcTCACGtgcttccacacaaacagtaggtatctacacacatacttccacacaaacagtaggtatcctacgcacatacttccacacaaacagtaggtggtTTTATCTCCGTAGTTCTCACCACTGTATCACTACCCAGCCAACAGTTCCATTCCCCAGTTTGGGGAACGAAAGTCCTCCCTATGCTCTCATAGGTTCCTCAGAGACCTAGCCAGGTCGGTGAGTTGAACTGTTCTCTGTTTTTTTCTTCGGCACACATACAAGTTCAAATCTCTAAGCTACGCCTTGCTCCGTGTGTTTTCCACCGATTCATTGTTTAACCTAATTCAGACTAAAACCACACATCATCAGATTGTAATTttgattctaatcaatttcatacaattGTAAGGTTTCAGAGTGGGATTATTTTATCATCATTCAAcatatacattattttattttatttatcaaaGGCAGGTTTTGTTAAATATTTACCAGTTATGTAGAACCTAATAGTTCCCCACCCACCCATCCGTAACCTAGAACTCCTCTAGTCTAGACATACCCATGACCGTACATTGCTTTGAGTTTAGGGTTTTGTAGCAGTTGGATATTCCTTTTATGATCATCTATATCAGGTGCCTCAATGCCATGTTCATGCTCCCATGTGTATTGAAGGGTTTTATGTAGCTGTGTGTGATCTTTTACTTCCATAGACCTCTTGTACCAGATTTCAGAACTGTCTAGTCTCTGTGCCTGTCAGGCTTCCAACCCAGAACTGGTCCAAACTGGTCTGTAGCCGCAGCAACAGATTGATTTGACAGGTCTGGCTCTCACGGGTTTTTACAACATCAAAGCACATGTAAAAACACTAAACCATGATTAGTTATTAAATAACATTCACCTTTTAATGCTTTGTCTTTTGTGTTTAGTATAATGGTACTTGGCATGAATTGTTTTCTAGTTTTTAATTTGTAGGCTgtttaaagtagtgcacacaTACCAGGCAGTCAGACTACCAGCAGTTGATCAACACTGTCCAATGGCCTTAGGCCCTGTGCACATCCAAACACGACCAGGAACTGGATTGAATGAGCAGTTCAGAGAACAAAATGGATCTGTACACGGTTGGATACTCCGAAGTGGAGTGTTAATCAATCATCACACACCAGCCTGTAGTAGGGTCTTTATCAACAAACCTCCAGGTTTATATCCTCACTACACAGACGAGGGGCATGACACGGCTGCTGGACTAGTCCCATGTGTTTAGACTCCCCCAGATGGTCACGTCCCCCCATGGCAGAATGATGTCATCCTGAGCCCCTGAGGTGAATGGAAGGTAAGTCAGTAGATGGTAAACAatgttttaattattttttttataaagaCTGGATCTTCCCAGAATGTTATTACTTATTCACACGTGATTTGATATCTGTAATGGTTACTCTGTGAAGGTTGTAACAATAACACTCACCCACATCTAACATGGTTACTCTGTGAAGGTTGTAACAATAACACTATCACCCACATCTAACATGGTTACTCTGAAGGTTGTAACAATAACACTCACCCACATCTAACATGGTTACTCTGTGAAGGTTTGTAACAATAACACTATCACCCACATCTAACATGGTTACTCTGTGAAGGTTGTAACAATAACACTATCACCCACATCTAACATGGTTACTCTGTGAAGGTTGTAACAATAACACTATCACCCACATCTAACATGGTTACTCTGTGAAGGTTGTAACAATAACACTATCACCCACATCTAACATGGTTACTCTGTGAAGGTTGTAACAATAACACTATCACCCACATCTAACATGGTTACTCTGTGAAGGTTGTAACTGAATAACACAAATATCACCCACATCTAACATGGTTACTCTGTGAAGGTTGTAACAATAACACTCACCCACATCTAACATGGTTACTCTGTGAAGGTTGTAACAATAACACTATCACCCACATCTAACATGGTTACTCTGTGAAGGCAGTGACTGATTTTAGTATGGTATCTGTTGATCTGCTCATCTTTTGTATATACAATATTTTTTAAAATACTATTCTGAAAAGCTGTGCGTTTCTGCAGTTATACAGGCAGCCTTTTTGTCTTTCTTGTATGACTGACATGACTTGCTTCTCTTTTTAGATGCTGTGTCTGACATCACGTCTGCCTCCATGAAGCTCCTGGCCAGTTCTGAGATCGCTGCTGCCTCGGTAGCTGAGAGGAGGCTCATCACGCCGTCCAATACCCTAGAAGACCGGACTGAAGAATCTCACTCGCTCCGCCGAGGACATTCTAGATTCCCTGGCGGTTCCTGAAGCTAAGGTAGAGGAGGAAGTGTTATCTGTGGAGGGGGAAGTGGCAGAAGCACCAGCTGCAGAAATCTTGGAAACTGAAGAGCCCAAACCAGAAGAGGAGGCTGTTGCCACCCCTAATGTCACAGAGGAAGTGGTTGCTGAAGAGACCCCTGAGCCGGAGGAAGTGGTTGCTGAAGAGACCCTGAGCCAGGGAAGTAGTTCCGGTCGTCGCAGAGGAAGCTCCAGCTGCTGTTGcagaggaggagatggctgcGGCTCCCCTAGAGGCCACAGAGACCCCTGCCACTGTGGAAGCACCTGAGGCTGAGGCTTCTGCCGCTGTGGAGACACTTGTGGCTGAGGCTTCTGCGCTGTCGTGGAAGACCTGAGGCTGAGGCTTCAGCCCTGTGGAAGCACCTGAGCTGAGGCTTCTGCCGCTGTGGAGACAGCCCAAGTGTCTGAGGTTGAGGCGCTCGTCGTGGAGGCTGTGGAGACAGCCCAAGTGTCTGAGGATGAGGCGCTCGTCGTGGAGGCTGTGGAGACAGCCCAAGTGTCTGAGGATGAGGCGCTCGTCGTGGAGGCTGTGGAGACAGCCCAAGAGTCTGAGGATGAGGCGCTCGTCGTTGAGGCTGTGGAGACAGCCCAAGTGTCTGAGGATGAGGCGCTCGTCGTGGAGGCGGCGATGCTGGCAGCAGCCTCAGCCCTGGATGTCGAGGCAGTGGAGGCAGAGGCTGCCCCGGCTGAGGAAGTCAAGGAGGCCCTCTTCACTTCATGCCACCAATGTGAAGCCCCAGCTTCTGAGGCTGATGTGGCAGTCACCCCCATGGAGGTTGTAGAGGCTGCATCTGTGGGGGAAGTAGAGGCTCCCCCTGCTGGTGTGGAGGAGGCAGTCGTCGAGGGTGAGGCAGTGGAGGTGACCGCAGAGGAGCGCGCCACCGA
It contains:
- the LOC124028293 gene encoding fibrous sheath CABYR-binding protein-like; amino-acid sequence: MEDAVSDITSASMKLLASSEIAAASVEEEVLSVEGEVAEAPAAEILETEEPKPEEEAVATPNVTEEVVAEETPEPEEVVAEETLSQGSSSGRRRGSSSCCCRGGDGCGSPRGHRDPCHSEASAAVETAQVSEVEALVVEAVETAQVSEDEALVVEAVETAQVSEDEALVVEAVETAQESEDEALVVEAVETAQVSEDEALVVEAAMLAAASALDVEAVEAEAAPAEEVKEALFTSCHQCEAPASEADVAVTPMEVVEAASVGEVEAPPAGVEEAVVEGEAVEVTAEERATDWPAEVTAEEHATDWPAEVTAEEHATDWPAEVTAEEHATDWPAEVTAEAVEEAKVEGAQSMSLMLLTAQS